Part of the Cellulomonas taurus genome, GCCGAAGACCGCTTCGAGAGGCATCAGGGGACGTCTGTCGAGCTGAGCACGGCGGAATTGCAGGAGGCAAAGGCGCAGGTAGTGGGGTCCGCGCGTGACCGTGTGAAGTGTCCGTCTTCTGTGCCGGGCCTGCGTGCGGGACTGGGCGCCGAGCTCGAGGTCGCACTCAGTGCGACGCCGGTCACTCTCGTGCTGGACTCTCTGCAGCGCAACCCGGCGGCGACGCAATGGGTCGACACCGGTCGCGCCTTGCACGCGGAGACCGACTCATGCATCTACTGCGGGTCGGCGCTGACGCCCGACCGGCGAGCTGACATCGAGGCGCACTTCTCCGACGAAGTCGCGGCCCTCGATCGCAGGCTCGCTCGACTCGACGTTGAGTTGGCGCGGGTACAGCTCGAAGCCTCGAACCTGGTCCTTCCGCACCGTGCAGAGTTCTACTCCGACCTCCAGGACAAGTACGACATGGTCGCCGGGGAGCTCGTTAAAGAGGGTGAGGCGTTGTCGTCTTACGTGACTGCCCTGCGCGCCGGCGTCGCCGCGAAGCGGGCGAACGTCTTGGCTCCGGTCGTCGTGCGAACCGTGGCCCCGCTGAGCCCTGACGCAGCCGGTGTCCTCGCCCTGATCGAGGAGCACAACGTCAGGGTGGACGATCACGTCGCCGCCGTGGACCGGGCCGCGCTACGGGTGGAGCAGCACCACTTCGCGCGCACCCGCGGTGACATCCTCGATCGCCGCGCCGAGCTCGAGGCTGCGGTGGCCGCTGAGGACCAGTCGAGGACGAAGTTCGATTCTGCTGCCGCTCGGATCGCTGTCCTGTCCGAGGTCGAGGGCGACCCAGCGCCGTCTGCGTCTGTACTGACCGACGAAGTCGCCCGCCTGCTCGGCCGTCGGGAGCTGGCGTTCGGTGCAAGTGGGGACGGTCGGTACTGGGTGACGCGCGTGGACGGTAGTCCAGCGTGCGGTCTGAGCGAAGGAGAGCGCACGGCGATCACGCTCGTGCACTTCTTGGAGATGCTCGCCCGCCGCGAGAAGGCAGCACAGGCGCCGATCGTGTTCATCGACGACCCGGTCTCGAGTCTGGATAGCAACGTCTTCGTCGGCGCATCGACCGCGATCTGGGCGCAGTGCGTCGTCAACGGTCTCGCCTCGCAGGTCTTCCTCCTCACGCACGATTTTGAGCTGTTCCGGCAGTGGCAGATCCAGATGGACGGCGCGAAGCACGGGCTCGAGGGCATCGGCATCTATGAACTGCGCGCCCGCTACGTCGCCGCGGGGTCTGCAACGGCGCGGCGCTGCACGGAACTGGTGACCTGGGACGCCCCGACGAAGCGTGGTCGGCCCGTATTCCTCACCGCCTACCATCAGGCCTTCAGCGTTCTCGTGGATGCGCACCGAGGTCTGGTCGAAAACGACACGCTCGAGAACCGCATCAACGCTCAGCTCTTGCTACCGAACGTGTTGCGCCGGCTCCTGGAGACCTTCCTCGCCTTCAAGGTCCCGCACCTCATCGGGGACTTCAGCAACGCGATGCGGATCTGCATGGACGGGCTCGAGACTGAGGGCCGCGAGAAGGTCCAGCCCATCCGGGTTCACCTGACCCGCTTTGCGCACCAGTACTCGCACTCGGAGTCGCCCGACATTTCCCGCGTCATCTCGCCCGACGAGGTCGGTGCCACGATCTCGCAAGCTCTTGCGTTCATGCAGCTGCTCGACCCGCCGCACTTCGAAGGGCTGTGCACGATGACAGGGCGTTCCCCGGTGCTCGATCAGGCGTAGCCCGTGACCCCGTACGGAGCGTCTTCCGGGCGAGGGCGTGAATCCGAACAGTCGGCTGCCGCTTGATGCGCCGCGATCGGAGGCGTGTTCGCGCGCAAAAAGAAGCCAGTGGCGGTCGTCACCGACGAGGATAAGGCGACGGCCGCGATCCGGTCGTGGGCGACTGGCATGTCCGCTCGGACATTGTGGCCGGACCAAGCCGAGCCGTGGGTGCTCAAGACCAGGCGGGCACGTCGCTCCTTGTGCCGCACCACAGTCGTGTTCCCGCACCCGATGTCCCTGACCGACGCGCAGGCCGCGACGCGCTGGGAGGTGCGGGGGCGCGGGTCGCGGCGGCGGAGCAGGCGTCGTCGGGCAACTTCAGCAACTGGTTCGCGACCTTGATGGCCGGTGTTGTCTGCGGTGGTGCCTGGTCGAGTGTCATCGCGACTGTCGATCGGTCGGGAGGCTGGCTCAAGTTCGTCGGGGCGATGATCGCGTGCGGCA contains:
- a CDS encoding AAA family ATPase translates to MMITRIEWIKDTGVLRDFRWTSGTKDFGQVNVVYGGNGSGKTSVAGLFRRAVDDPAARALVSLRVKSSGSERSTDGESDPVFTDVCVFGRDFVEQNHDFRSATPSMPAVLTVGRRAVEAERELEDLKSALPGLEGAHRGAKDVLKRAEESRERAFRSLSQAVVADLAKAGGMWQSASRYTRRVAEDRFERHQGTSVELSTAELQEAKAQVVGSARDRVKCPSSVPGLRAGLGAELEVALSATPVTLVLDSLQRNPAATQWVDTGRALHAETDSCIYCGSALTPDRRADIEAHFSDEVAALDRRLARLDVELARVQLEASNLVLPHRAEFYSDLQDKYDMVAGELVKEGEALSSYVTALRAGVAAKRANVLAPVVVRTVAPLSPDAAGVLALIEEHNVRVDDHVAAVDRAALRVEQHHFARTRGDILDRRAELEAAVAAEDQSRTKFDSAAARIAVLSEVEGDPAPSASVLTDEVARLLGRRELAFGASGDGRYWVTRVDGSPACGLSEGERTAITLVHFLEMLARREKAAQAPIVFIDDPVSSLDSNVFVGASTAIWAQCVVNGLASQVFLLTHDFELFRQWQIQMDGAKHGLEGIGIYELRARYVAAGSATARRCTELVTWDAPTKRGRPVFLTAYHQAFSVLVDAHRGLVENDTLENRINAQLLLPNVLRRLLETFLAFKVPHLIGDFSNAMRICMDGLETEGREKVQPIRVHLTRFAHQYSHSESPDISRVISPDEVGATISQALAFMQLLDPPHFEGLCTMTGRSPVLDQA